The following are encoded together in the Desulfococcus multivorans genome:
- a CDS encoding sulfite exporter TauE/SafE family protein: protein MKFFKEWGRFMMMGARAHADWEIAVSNTIVKDRKRIMILGLLLVPIILGGIAFADQIGTVMPEVLGGKKAYSPAFFTTGIFIASILIGLGAGLITGCIGAGGGFIIAPALMSAGIKGILAVGTDLFHIFAKAIMGSVIHRKLGNVSVPLAVIFLIGAVIGATCGGIINRVLYEINPVLSDAFITTIYSLMLGMLGCYAMLDYLKARKRGDAGSAHGGKHEGADLGSLPRKLQAVKIPPMINFDQGLVPGGRSISAVFLILSGALVGFAAAIMGVGGGFLTFPIFVYMLGVSSMTTVGTDIFQIVFTAGYAAITQYAIYGFIFYTLAMGMLLGSLIGIQIGALVTKVVSGITIRGFYAMAVLAGFVNRIFALPGKLAAMEVITLSRETTGILDKIGVWAFFIVIGGFGVWVIGTFLTNIKILKGERAVS from the coding sequence ATGAAATTCTTCAAAGAATGGGGCAGATTCATGATGATGGGCGCAAGAGCCCACGCTGATTGGGAAATAGCGGTATCCAATACCATCGTCAAAGACCGGAAACGGATAATGATCCTCGGATTATTGCTCGTTCCCATCATATTGGGGGGAATCGCCTTCGCGGATCAGATTGGAACGGTCATGCCGGAGGTGCTGGGCGGTAAAAAGGCCTACAGCCCCGCATTTTTCACGACAGGCATCTTTATCGCATCCATTCTCATCGGCCTGGGCGCCGGGCTCATCACCGGCTGCATCGGCGCAGGCGGCGGTTTCATCATCGCCCCCGCCCTTATGAGCGCAGGCATCAAAGGTATTCTGGCCGTAGGCACAGACCTGTTCCATATTTTCGCAAAAGCGATCATGGGCAGCGTCATTCACCGCAAGCTGGGGAACGTTTCGGTGCCCCTGGCCGTCATCTTCCTCATCGGCGCCGTCATCGGCGCCACCTGCGGCGGCATCATCAACCGGGTTCTCTACGAGATCAATCCGGTGCTGAGCGACGCCTTCATCACGACGATTTACTCCCTCATGCTGGGCATGCTGGGATGCTATGCCATGCTCGACTATCTCAAAGCCAGGAAACGCGGAGACGCCGGGTCCGCCCACGGCGGCAAACACGAAGGCGCGGATCTGGGCAGCCTTCCCAGGAAGCTGCAGGCCGTCAAGATCCCCCCCATGATCAATTTCGACCAGGGGCTTGTGCCCGGCGGACGGAGCATCTCCGCCGTTTTCCTGATCCTGAGCGGCGCGCTGGTGGGGTTTGCCGCGGCCATTATGGGGGTAGGCGGCGGCTTCCTCACCTTCCCCATCTTCGTCTACATGCTGGGCGTCTCCTCCATGACCACCGTGGGGACCGATATCTTTCAGATCGTTTTCACGGCGGGGTATGCCGCCATCACACAGTATGCCATCTACGGCTTCATTTTTTACACCCTGGCGATGGGCATGCTGCTGGGCTCCCTCATCGGCATCCAGATCGGGGCACTGGTCACCAAGGTCGTCAGCGGCATCACCATCCGCGGATTCTACGCCATGGCGGTCCTGGCGGGATTTGTCAACCGGATCTTCGCCCTGCCTGGGAAACTGGCCGCCATGGAGGTCATCACCCTCTCCAGGGAGACCACCGGCATCCTCGACAAGATCGGCGTGTGGGCCTTCTTCATCGTCATCGGCGGATTCGGCGTATGGGTCATCGGAACCTTTCTGACCAATATTAAAATCCTCAAAGGAGAAAGAGCCGTATCATGA
- a CDS encoding response regulator gives MDKISLLLVDDEVEFLAPMVKRLKRRNYHVQTSTSGPDALDFIRKNPVELVVLDVQMPGMDGIETLAEIKRIDPSIGVVMLTGHANIEAAIAGMELGAFDYLMKPMNFDELVYKLQDVYREKQILGGKNNSENAGQ, from the coding sequence ATGGATAAAATCAGCCTGCTGTTGGTGGACGACGAAGTCGAGTTTCTGGCGCCCATGGTCAAGCGGCTGAAGCGGCGTAACTACCACGTCCAGACCTCCACCAGCGGCCCCGACGCCCTTGATTTCATCCGCAAGAACCCCGTCGAGTTGGTGGTGCTGGACGTCCAGATGCCCGGTATGGACGGCATCGAAACCCTGGCCGAAATCAAACGGATCGACCCGTCCATCGGCGTGGTGATGCTCACCGGACATGCCAATATCGAAGCCGCCATTGCGGGAATGGAGTTGGGTGCCTTCGACTATCTCATGAAACCCATGAATTTTGACGAGTTGGTCTACAAACTCCAGGACGTATACCGCGAAAAACAGATCCTGGGGGGGAAAAACAACTCTGAAAATGCAGGACAATAG
- a CDS encoding response regulator, with amino-acid sequence MVNPSPAPIELLLVDDEADFVSVLSKRLEKRGIRVTACLSGSDAVQEFLKKDFDVILLDLKMEFMDGIEVLKVVKETKPHIPVFMITGHGSVEEAQLGVDCGAVECLPKPYEIQDLLQKIQEAVSSRKESIHG; translated from the coding sequence ATGGTAAACCCATCCCCCGCACCGATTGAATTGCTCCTGGTGGATGATGAAGCGGATTTCGTAAGTGTTCTCTCAAAAAGACTGGAGAAAAGAGGGATCCGGGTCACGGCGTGTCTCAGCGGCTCAGACGCCGTCCAGGAATTTCTCAAAAAGGATTTTGACGTCATCCTCCTGGATCTCAAAATGGAATTTATGGACGGCATCGAGGTCTTGAAGGTCGTCAAGGAGACGAAGCCGCACATCCCCGTCTTCATGATCACCGGCCACGGTTCGGTGGAAGAGGCCCAGTTGGGCGTCGACTGCGGTGCCGTGGAATGCCTGCCGAAACCTTATGAAATTCAGGACCTCCTCCAAAAAATCCAGGAGGCCGTAAGCAGCAGAAAGGAGTCTATACATGGATAA
- a CDS encoding response regulator, translating into MNELAPDINVLLVDDEIAFVETITKRLKKRHFIIQTAHSGMEAMEKLEENGNATEVVVLDVKMPGMDGIETLAEIKRKFPLKEVIMLTGHATVSSAIEGMKKGAFDYLLKPCEMSDLVSKVNRAAEKKREHEKRVVEARMQELMRTRAQ; encoded by the coding sequence ATGAACGAATTGGCGCCCGACATCAACGTGCTGCTGGTGGACGATGAGATCGCTTTTGTAGAAACCATCACCAAAAGACTCAAAAAGAGACATTTCATAATTCAGACCGCGCACTCCGGCATGGAGGCCATGGAAAAGCTGGAAGAAAACGGCAACGCCACGGAGGTGGTGGTGCTGGACGTCAAGATGCCGGGTATGGACGGCATTGAAACCCTGGCCGAAATCAAGCGCAAATTCCCCCTCAAGGAGGTGATTATGCTCACCGGCCACGCCACCGTATCATCGGCCATCGAAGGCATGAAAAAAGGTGCCTTCGATTACCTCCTGAAGCCTTGTGAAATGAGCGATCTGGTGAGCAAGGTCAATCGTGCCGCCGAAAAGAAGCGGGAGCATGAAAAAAGAGTTGTCGAAGCACGGATGCAAGAGCTGATGCGCACCAGGGCGCAATAG
- a CDS encoding sensor histidine kinase, which translates to MPSNTAEDKTYYKTLTRKIFTTVVVVSFMPLIFVSGIILYHFQTAHSSKVCSYLEALVNRHRHDIDMFLTERENNIHFLAESYNYPELSDEDFLQKKLEILRKEYGEVFSDLGVVDHNGHQTAYAGPFRLENANYASAEWFQKAMREQFFISDVFMGLRGFPHFIVAARNEWNGNHYILRATVDFQAFNRVVRNIRIGETGSAFIINRKNELQTDTSLDISEDSELYRGLINQAFDAQSKVRISVLESRKTQKRNLYVTGLLNNGHWALIYQQDVGDAFAEIYRTWWIALIVFTAGAVAIITMAMIVSRRTVGRIAEADNEKEMMNQQVIESNRLASLGEMAAGIAHEINNPVAIMVEEAGWISDLLEEEEFQESENLEEFQTSLGQIKKQGLRCRDITHKLLSFARRSESQKQIIKINAMVEEVVGLFSHQAKYSNVRIVTKFAEDMPYIHASQTELQQVLFNLINNALDALRATGGKIVIMTGCEDDMAVIEVKDNGPGIPRADLAKIFDPFYTTKPVGKGTGLGLSICYGILNNMGGKITVASSVGIGTNFRVFIPHQDSGPGTVSEASSAIGKAVTLTH; encoded by the coding sequence ATGCCATCGAACACTGCGGAAGACAAGACATATTACAAAACTCTCACGAGAAAAATATTCACCACGGTGGTGGTGGTATCCTTCATGCCGCTGATCTTTGTCAGCGGCATTATCCTTTACCATTTTCAAACCGCCCACAGTTCGAAGGTGTGCTCCTATCTCGAAGCCCTCGTCAACCGGCACCGCCATGATATCGACATGTTCCTGACCGAGCGGGAGAACAACATTCATTTCCTGGCGGAAAGCTATAATTATCCGGAATTGAGCGATGAGGATTTCCTGCAGAAAAAACTCGAGATCCTGAGAAAAGAGTACGGCGAAGTGTTTTCGGATCTCGGCGTCGTGGATCACAACGGCCATCAAACGGCCTATGCAGGGCCTTTTCGGCTCGAGAACGCCAACTATGCTTCGGCGGAATGGTTCCAGAAGGCAATGCGGGAGCAGTTTTTCATCAGCGACGTTTTCATGGGGCTGAGAGGATTTCCGCATTTTATCGTCGCCGCAAGGAACGAATGGAACGGCAACCATTACATTCTGCGGGCCACTGTCGATTTTCAGGCGTTCAACCGTGTTGTGCGAAACATCCGGATCGGCGAAACCGGTTCCGCCTTTATCATCAACCGGAAAAACGAACTTCAGACAGACACCTCCCTGGACATATCCGAAGACAGCGAACTCTACCGGGGACTGATCAATCAGGCTTTCGACGCCCAGAGTAAGGTCAGGATCAGCGTTCTCGAGAGCCGAAAAACCCAAAAGAGAAACCTCTACGTCACCGGCCTGCTCAACAACGGCCACTGGGCGCTGATCTATCAGCAGGACGTGGGCGACGCCTTCGCGGAAATCTATCGCACCTGGTGGATCGCCCTGATCGTTTTCACGGCGGGCGCCGTCGCCATCATCACCATGGCAATGATCGTTTCCCGGCGCACGGTCGGACGCATCGCCGAGGCCGACAACGAGAAAGAGATGATGAACCAGCAGGTGATCGAGAGCAACCGCCTCGCTTCACTGGGCGAGATGGCCGCCGGCATCGCCCACGAGATCAACAACCCCGTGGCCATTATGGTGGAGGAGGCCGGGTGGATCAGCGATCTCCTCGAAGAAGAAGAATTCCAGGAAAGTGAAAACCTGGAGGAATTCCAGACCTCGCTCGGCCAAATCAAGAAGCAGGGGCTGCGATGCCGCGACATCACGCACAAGCTTCTCAGCTTCGCCCGGCGATCCGAATCCCAGAAGCAGATCATCAAAATCAACGCCATGGTCGAGGAGGTGGTCGGCCTCTTCTCCCACCAGGCAAAATACAGCAACGTTCGCATCGTAACCAAATTCGCCGAGGACATGCCCTATATCCACGCATCCCAGACAGAGCTTCAGCAGGTTCTGTTCAACCTCATCAACAATGCGCTGGACGCACTGAGGGCCACGGGCGGCAAGATCGTCATCATGACCGGATGCGAGGACGACATGGCGGTGATCGAGGTCAAGGACAACGGGCCGGGAATCCCCCGGGCGGACCTGGCGAAGATATTCGATCCCTTTTATACGACCAAGCCGGTGGGAAAAGGAACGGGTCTGGGGCTGTCCATCTGCTACGGGATACTGAACAATATGGGCGGGAAGATCACCGTCGCCAGCTCCGTCGGTATCGGAACCAATTTCCGGGTCTTCATTCCCCATCAGGATTCAGGGCCCGGCACCGTTTCCGAAGCATCATCGGCGATCGGAAAAGCCGTTACCCTAACGCATTAA
- a CDS encoding sigma-54-dependent transcriptional regulator, translated as MPEKDPTETMRILIVDDNPETLEILQRQLCGAGYAAGVAPGVAEAIGKLEFHPVDLVITDMKMPQLNGLDLVRYIRENAADTEIMIMTAYPRIDNAIQSVKDGAEDYLTKPFTEAELFSAIERVREKLRLRRSVHADVTPPKSYGIIGQSAVMQSVYSLIDKAASTLVNVLISGESGTGKELVARAIHYGSDRASAPFVSVNCTAIPDTLIESELFGHVKGAFTGAKESRTGFFQVADGGTIFLDEIGDASPNLQGKLLRVLQNKEIHVVGSSRIRKVDTRVIAATHQDLRVLVQKGLFREDLFYRLVVIDIPVPPLRERQDDIMSLIHHFLSKFSKEMHRSVPEFTDNALQAIRNYSWPGNVRELENLIQRLVVVVDADTIDVIDLPPAMRANVPTKTWQARPLAEVELEHIERVLAEVGGNKTRAAEILGIDRKTLRQKLKRAGRETNFPED; from the coding sequence ATGCCGGAAAAAGATCCAACTGAAACCATGCGCATTCTGATCGTCGACGACAACCCTGAAACCCTGGAAATCCTTCAGCGACAGCTCTGCGGCGCCGGGTATGCGGCCGGCGTCGCCCCCGGCGTTGCCGAGGCCATCGGCAAGCTGGAATTCCATCCCGTCGACCTGGTGATCACCGATATGAAAATGCCGCAGCTGAACGGCCTGGACCTGGTGCGATACATCCGGGAGAATGCCGCGGACACGGAAATCATGATCATGACCGCCTACCCCCGCATCGACAACGCCATCCAGTCCGTCAAGGACGGCGCGGAGGACTATCTCACAAAACCGTTCACCGAAGCCGAACTGTTTTCGGCCATCGAGCGGGTCCGGGAAAAACTCCGCCTCAGAAGAAGCGTCCACGCCGACGTCACCCCTCCGAAATCTTACGGCATCATCGGTCAATCCGCCGTCATGCAGTCGGTCTATTCCCTCATCGACAAGGCGGCATCCACCCTGGTGAACGTCCTGATATCGGGAGAGAGCGGCACGGGAAAGGAGCTCGTCGCCCGGGCCATCCACTACGGCAGCGACCGGGCCTCGGCGCCCTTTGTCTCCGTCAACTGCACCGCCATCCCCGACACCCTCATTGAAAGTGAACTGTTCGGGCATGTCAAAGGGGCCTTTACCGGCGCCAAGGAGTCCCGAACCGGTTTTTTCCAGGTTGCCGACGGGGGGACGATATTCCTGGATGAAATCGGCGACGCCAGCCCCAACTTGCAGGGAAAACTACTCCGGGTGCTCCAGAACAAGGAGATCCACGTGGTGGGATCCAGCCGTATCCGGAAGGTGGACACGCGGGTCATCGCCGCCACCCACCAGGATCTCAGAGTCCTGGTTCAAAAAGGCCTCTTCCGGGAAGACCTCTTCTACCGCCTGGTCGTGATCGACATCCCCGTACCGCCCCTGAGGGAACGTCAGGACGACATCATGAGCCTGATTCATCATTTCCTTTCAAAATTCTCGAAAGAGATGCATCGATCCGTTCCTGAATTTACCGACAACGCCCTGCAGGCCATCCGGAACTACAGCTGGCCGGGAAATGTCAGGGAACTCGAAAACCTGATTCAACGCCTGGTGGTCGTTGTGGATGCCGACACGATCGACGTCATCGACCTGCCCCCGGCCATGCGCGCCAATGTTCCGACGAAAACCTGGCAGGCGCGCCCCCTGGCCGAGGTGGAATTGGAGCACATCGAGCGGGTCCTTGCCGAAGTCGGCGGCAATAAAACCCGGGCGGCCGAGATTTTGGGAATCGACCGGAAAACCCTGCGTCAAAAGCTCAAGCGCGCCGGCCGGGAGACGAACTTCCCGGAGGATTAG
- a CDS encoding sensor histidine kinase, with product MPREKKKLDNLDKKIETFLYCLAQVMRNSEMPFTEKAQTIAGMLPQSFKDPSSAAAFIRLDQQVFYSPGYSEKKATHAFMEQVYIAGRQRGMVKVVYSGKPPATTRQNPSVVQKEQRLIRTVAHHLSLLLEKEEGEIRKVELEAQVRHADRLAKIGQVAAGFAHEINNPLNNILGFAQLAAGAEGLPAQAARDIEKIIQATLHAREVVRKLMLYSRQVPPVTQAVDLNLLVKENVYFMTHLCEKHRVEIIQDIDETLDDITADPFQLRQVLMNLIMNAAQAMPEGGRLTIRTRREEGHTTLTVADTGTGMDPATLEQIFLPFFTTKEIEQGTGLGLSVVQGIVESHGANIRVSSKVGEGSVFCITFPLKNSEA from the coding sequence ATGCCCCGAGAAAAAAAGAAGCTCGACAACCTCGATAAAAAAATAGAGACATTCCTCTATTGTCTGGCCCAGGTCATGCGAAATTCGGAGATGCCCTTCACCGAAAAGGCCCAGACCATCGCGGGCATGCTTCCCCAGTCCTTCAAAGACCCTTCCTCGGCGGCCGCCTTCATCCGCCTGGATCAACAGGTGTTCTACAGCCCCGGCTACTCGGAAAAAAAGGCGACTCACGCCTTTATGGAACAAGTCTATATCGCCGGCCGGCAGCGGGGCATGGTCAAGGTCGTCTATTCCGGGAAACCGCCGGCAACAACAAGACAAAACCCGTCTGTCGTTCAGAAGGAACAGCGCCTGATCCGAACCGTCGCCCATCACCTTTCGCTGCTGCTCGAAAAGGAAGAGGGCGAAATCCGGAAGGTTGAACTGGAAGCCCAGGTGCGCCATGCAGACCGTCTGGCAAAGATCGGCCAGGTGGCGGCGGGGTTCGCCCACGAGATCAACAACCCGCTCAACAACATCCTGGGTTTCGCCCAGTTGGCCGCCGGTGCCGAGGGACTGCCGGCGCAGGCGGCCCGGGATATCGAAAAAATCATCCAGGCGACCCTCCATGCCCGGGAGGTCGTCAGGAAACTGATGCTTTACAGCCGCCAGGTCCCCCCGGTGACGCAAGCGGTCGACCTGAATCTGCTGGTCAAGGAGAACGTCTATTTCATGACCCATCTCTGCGAAAAACACCGTGTTGAGATCATTCAGGATATTGACGAGACCCTTGACGACATAACGGCAGATCCGTTTCAATTGCGGCAGGTGCTGATGAACCTGATCATGAACGCCGCACAAGCCATGCCAGAGGGCGGTCGCCTGACCATTCGGACGCGTCGTGAGGAAGGACATACGACGCTTACGGTGGCGGACACCGGAACCGGAATGGATCCGGCGACCCTGGAGCAGATTTTTCTTCCCTTTTTCACGACCAAGGAGATCGAACAGGGTACGGGACTCGGTCTCTCCGTCGTCCAGGGCATTGTCGAAAGCCACGGCGCGAATATCCGCGTTTCCAGCAAGGTGGGGGAAGGCAGTGTTTTCTGCATCACCTTTCCCCTGAAAAACAGCGAGGCATAG
- a CDS encoding efflux transporter outer membrane subunit encodes MRKRLLCCALLITATGCAMVGPDYRRPAVDVPAAWRIEEKEALDLADTAWWEQFNDPVLNGLVRTALSENKDLMIATARVEEFFGRYFSTRGDQFPFPDAGASASRERVTEVGPTPIPSGVDSTFDYYEAFMSARWEIDFWGKYRRASEAARAELFSTEEARRTVVLTLVSAVAGAYVEIRALDKQLEITRRTVKTRLQTLDLFKIRLDRGIIPEIDVSQAEAEYEDALARVPEIELAIARTENALSILTGRNPGPIPRGLTIDELIPPAIPAGLPSDLLARRPDIRAAEQALIAANARIGVAKSLYFPTISLTGDLGTASADLSDLFSGRSKVWNVGVPLTVPIFTAGRIGGEVKSAEAFRKQTLYDYLQTVQNAFREVDDALVNQKKSDQKLQSLVRQTRALQNYARLAIMRYNEGVTSYLEVLDAERSLFNVELSKIAGRNAMLQALIDIYKSMGGGWVATAETVVNSQPVKSAGYIP; translated from the coding sequence ATGCGTAAACGGCTTCTTTGCTGCGCGCTGTTAATCACCGCGACAGGGTGCGCGATGGTGGGGCCGGACTACCGGCGTCCTGCCGTGGATGTCCCTGCCGCCTGGCGGATCGAGGAGAAAGAGGCCCTGGACCTTGCCGACACGGCCTGGTGGGAGCAGTTCAACGACCCGGTTCTGAACGGCCTGGTACGCACGGCGCTTTCGGAGAACAAGGACCTGATGATCGCCACGGCTCGGGTGGAGGAGTTCTTCGGCCGCTATTTTTCCACCCGCGGCGATCAGTTCCCCTTTCCCGATGCCGGTGCAAGCGCGTCCCGTGAGCGGGTAACCGAGGTGGGGCCCACCCCCATTCCTTCGGGGGTGGATTCGACCTTCGACTACTACGAGGCCTTCATGAGCGCCCGGTGGGAAATCGATTTCTGGGGTAAGTACCGCCGCGCTTCCGAGGCCGCCCGCGCCGAACTCTTTAGCACGGAGGAGGCCCGGCGGACGGTGGTTCTGACCTTGGTGAGCGCCGTAGCCGGCGCCTATGTGGAGATCCGGGCGCTAGACAAGCAACTGGAGATCACCCGCCGCACAGTGAAGACCCGATTGCAGACGCTGGACCTGTTCAAGATCCGTTTGGACCGGGGCATCATCCCAGAGATCGACGTGAGCCAGGCGGAGGCGGAATACGAGGACGCCCTGGCGCGCGTTCCCGAAATCGAGTTGGCCATCGCCCGGACCGAGAATGCCCTGAGCATCCTGACAGGCCGAAACCCTGGACCCATTCCCCGGGGACTCACCATCGACGAATTGATTCCCCCTGCGATCCCCGCCGGCCTCCCCTCCGATCTGCTGGCGCGGCGTCCTGATATCCGGGCTGCCGAGCAGGCCCTGATCGCTGCGAACGCCCGGATCGGCGTCGCCAAATCCCTCTATTTCCCGACGATTTCCCTGACCGGCGACCTTGGCACTGCAAGCGCCGATCTGTCGGATCTCTTCAGCGGCCGATCCAAGGTATGGAACGTCGGCGTCCCCCTGACCGTTCCGATTTTCACGGCAGGCCGCATCGGCGGCGAAGTCAAAAGCGCCGAAGCCTTCCGGAAACAAACGCTGTACGACTACCTTCAGACCGTTCAGAACGCCTTCCGCGAGGTGGACGATGCCCTGGTAAACCAGAAAAAATCAGATCAAAAACTCCAATCCCTGGTCAGGCAGACCCGGGCACTGCAGAATTATGCACGGTTGGCGATAATGCGTTATAATGAAGGCGTCACGAGTTACCTGGAGGTACTCGACGCCGAACGCAGCCTGTTCAATGTCGAACTGTCGAAAATTGCCGGCCGGAATGCAATGCTTCAGGCCCTGATCGACATCTACAAGTCCATGGGCGGCGGATGGGTGGCGACTGCGGAAACCGTTGTGAACTCGCAGCCGGTGAAGTCGGCGGGCTATATCCCGTGA